The genome window CGCCGTCAACGATTACGGCTTTGAATTGCTGGGTGCGGACGACATTGATTTTGCGCCGCTGCTGACGGCCGCCAGCGGCGCCGATCTTCCTTTGTTCAGCACGGACCACCTGCTCGAAGACGTGCTGGCCAGCCTGAACGCGACGGAGTTGTCGCAGCGGCGCTTCCGTGAAATCGCCCGCATCGCCGGCCTCGTGTTTCAGGGCTATCCGGGCCAGCCGAAAAGCGCGCGCCAGTTGCAGGCCTCGTCCTCGCTGTTCTTTGAAGTGTTCCGCAAGCACGACGCGGCCAATTTGCTGCTCACGCAGGCGCAGCGCGAAGTGCTGGAGCAGGAACTGGAACTGACGCGTTTGCGCGCCACCTTGCGCGAGCTGCATGGGCGGCAGATTTCCCTGCAAGCGTTGGAGCGCGCCTCGCCATTTGCCTTCGGCCTGATGGTCGAGCGTTTCCGCGAACAGCTGACGACGGAAAAACTGTCGGACCGGGTGGCGCGCCTGGTGAACGCGCTGGAAAAGGCGGCCGCATGAGCGGCCTGCGCCCAGCGCACTGCGCGGTGGAACTGGCTGGCGAGAGCGTTTGGCTGTTGGCGCACAAGGCCGTGTACTGGCCGGCGCGCCGGATGCTGATCATTGCCGACATCCATTTCGGCAAGGCGGCCGCGTTTCGCGCGCTGGGTGTGCCCGTGCCGCGCGGCACCACCACGCAAAACCTGCTGGCGCTCGACGCCTTGCTGGCCAGTTATGCCTGCGAGGAAATCGTCTTTCTCGGCGATTTTCTGCATGCGCGCGCCGCCCATGCGGCCGCCACCGTGGCGGCCATGCTGGCCTGGCGCGCGCGCCATCGGGACGTACGCCTGACGGTGGTGCGCGGCAACCACGATGCGCACGCGGGCGATCCGGCCGCCGCGCTGGACATCCGCATGGTCGATGAACCGCACCAGGTGGGTAATCTGTCGTTCTGCCATCACCCGGACACCGTGGCGCCCGGTTATGTGCTGGCCGGCCACGTGCATCCCGTGTTTCACTTGCGCGCAGACCGGGGAGGCCTGCGCCTGCCATGTTTCCTGCTGGGCCGCGAACGCGCCATCCTGCCCGCGTTTGGCGCCTTCACGGGCGGCCATGCGCTGCGGCCCGCAGTTGGCGAACGCGTCTACGTGACGGCCGACGCGGCGATCTTTCCGCTGCCCGCACACAGCTGAGTATTAGATACTTTTGGTGGAAAACTGAAAGTAACTGCGCCACCGTGGGCGGGACTCATCCTACATGCGCTCTTGCCATCCTCCTATTTCTTGTGCCCCATGTGCGCACTAAGATGAGGGTTCCCTTGCCATGCGAGGGGGAAGAATTGCATGGTTTGCACTGTTTCGGATTCCATCGATCAAGGAGATCATCATGGCCACATCGAGCGACAATAAACAGCAAGGTAGTAAAACCAGTAGCGGCAGCGGCAGCAGCGGCAGCGGCAGCAAGCAAAGCGATACCAGCAAGCGTGGCTTCGCTTCCATGGACCCCGCCCAGCAGCGCGAAATCGCCAGCGAAGGCGGACGTGCCGCGCATGAAAAGGGCACAGCCCATGAATTCACGTCGGAAGAAGCGCGGCGCGCAGGCAGCCAAAGCCACAAGAACGATGCCAGCCGGCAAAGTGCCGCCAGTTCCAGCGGCTCGCGTGACAATGCCAGCATGAACCAGGAGGGCAACCGCGACAGTGGCAACAAGCAAAGCGGCGGCTCAGGTTCAGGTTCAGGGGCGGGCTCGTCCGGTTCGCGCAACAAGTAAGCGCAAGCCGTAGCAAGGCAATCTGGCCGGCGGGAATCGCGCATTGCCGCTGGCCAGTCGCAAAATTTTGATGCAATGCAGCAGGCATGCACTATGATGAAGTAGCGGCGTCGGCGACGGCCAGGCCGCAGTCAAGCTGCAATCCACTCGCACTCACGATCAGGGGGAAGATGATGGGTAATTCCACTACGCCGCAGCCCGGCAACAGCCAGGGCGGCACGCCGTCCATGCCGTCCACGCTGGGCAACAAGCAAAGCACGGCCGAGTCGGCCGAGAACTTTGTGCTGGTCGATAGCGAGCAGGGGCTCGATATCGGCGACGATCTGTTTTCCATCGGCGAAGTGCGGCGCGCCGACCGCTTGCCACATCATCAGTCCGGTTCCGCCGGCCTGAACCGACAGAGTGCCGACGATGCACCCGATACCACGGGCAGTACGGGGGTCTGAGCGGCCCTTCCTGGCTGTCTGATCATCCCCGCAGGGTCAGCCGTCAGGCGTGTTCGCGCACGTCGGCTGGCCATTCCTGCATGCGTGCGGGTAAGGCGGGTAAATCAGGAAGACCCTCTACAGGTCGACCCGGCCATGTTCACCCAGGTCCTTCGGTGGCTCGCCCGTGATGGAGGCCTTGGCCATCTCATAAAATTGCATCATCTTGCTGGCGCTGCTGTCCCAATACTCGGCCGACTGGATCGTCACCTTGATCAGCGACAGTTTCGGATCGTCGAGTCCGCCCGGGAACCAGGCTTTTACCAGCGGGTTCCACAATTCCTCCGCCTTGGCGCGGTCCTTCAGCAACTGCGCGTGGCCGCAGACGGACACATACAGGCTGTCGCCCGTGTCGACAAAGCTGACGTTGACCTGCGGGTTGTTCAGCAAATCGCGCGTGTAGCTGGCCTCGTCCGAGACAAAGAACCAGATCTGCCCTTCGTTGTCGACCTGCTGCTGCGTCAGGGGCCGGCTGGTCAGCGTGCGCATGTCGTCGCTGGTGGTCAGCATGCCGAATTTTACGTCCTTGATCCTGGCCGCGATGCTGGCCAGTTGTTCACTGGAATACGCTTGCATGGGTGCTCCCTTGTTGGTTGTCCTGAACAACAAGCATAGGCGCTTGCTGCATGCTGCTCTGTACGGCAGCTTACGTAGCCGCGGAGCTTTGTTTCAAAGCTGTTACAAAACGCTGACCCGGCGAGGTGCCCATGTATTGACTTAATAAATGATAATCATTATCATTTGTTTGAAAATATCAGCATGCACTTTGATTGAAGGATGGGAATGAAGCACACTGACTTGTCGCGCCACCTGGCCCGCTCCTTGCCGGGAGCGAGCCATGGGTAATGCGGGCGCCGCAGACAAGGCCAAGAACAACGCCAGCCGCGCCGTCTGGCTGAAGAACTTGCATCAATGGCACTGGATCAGCTCAGCACTTTGCCTGCTGGGCATGTTTCTGTTTGCCATTACCGGCATCACCCTGAACCACGCTGGCCAGATCGAGGCCAAGCCGGCGATCACGCGCCAAAAGGCGCAGTTGCCGGCACCCCTCGTCACGGAACTGGCCGCGTATGCCGCCAGTCACGATGGCGCCAATGCGCCCATGCCGGCCGCCGCCGAGACCTGGCTCAAGCAGCAATGGTCGCTCAACGCGGGCGGCCGTCCCGCTGAATGGAGCGTCGACGAAGTCTACCTGCCGCTGCCCAAGGCGGGCGGTGACGCCTGGGTGCGCATCGGCCTGGAAGACGGCGCCGCCGAATACGAGTTGACGGACCGGGGCTGGGTATCCTGGCTCAACGATGTGCACAAGGGCCGCAACACGGGCGTGGCCTGGAGCTGGTTCATCGACATTTTTGCCGGCGCCTGTATCGTGTTTTGCCTGACGGGGCTATTGATTTTGAAGTTCCACGCGGCCAACCGGCCATTTACCTGGCCGATGGTTGGCCTCGGTATCTTGATACCTTGCGCGATCGCCTTGCTGTTTATTCACTGATCGTTTTTATTTTTCCTTTTTACAGGCACACCATGAAATTACGCTACTCCCTGGCGCTTGGCCTTCCCCTGATCGGTACGTCGGCGATGGCGGCCGACCTGGCCCTCAAGCTTGAAATCCCGCAACTGAACGTGGCGGAATACCACCGTCCCTACGTGGCGGCGTGGCTGGAAACGGCCGATCAAAAGGTGGTCGGCAACCTGACGGTGCTGTATGACGTGAAAAAGAAGGACAAGGCCGGCGAGAAATGGCTGAAGGACATGCGTCAATGGTGGCGCAAGAGCGGCCGCGACCTGGCCATGCCCGTCGATGGCGTCAGCGGCGCCACGCGTGCGCCGGGCGAACATACCCTGACTTTCCCCGGCGCCAAGGCCTTGCTCGACAAGCTGCCGGCCGGCGAATACCAGGTGGTGGTGGAAGCGGCGCGCGAAGCGGGTGGACGCGAGCTGGTGCGCGTGCCGTTCCAGTGGCCGCTGAAATCGGCCCAGTCCGTGCCTGCCAAAGGCAAGGAAGAACTCGGCAATGTCGTCGTCCAACTCAAACCATAAGGCGCACATCATGTTCAAGCAATTCAATAAACCGCTGCTCGCCCTGGCCCTGGCCGGCCTGACCATGAACGCCCACGCCCACCGGGGCTGGATGGTGCCATCGAGCACGATGGTGGAAAGCAAGGACGCCTGGGTGACGGTGGACGCGGCCGTCTCCGATGGCCTGTTCGACATCGACCACCAGCCGCTGCGCCTGGACGCGCTGCAAGTCATCGGTCCCGATGGCGCGAAAGTGGCGCCGGCAAACACGGTGACGGGCCGCTTGCGCAGCGTCTTCGATGTGAAAATGGAAAAGCCGGGCACGTACAAGGCGGCCATCGTGTCGCAAAACGTGATGGCCAGCTACAAGCAAAATGGCGAGCAGAAGCGTTTCCGCGGCAATGAGGAAACCTTCAAGAAAGACATGCCGGCCGATGCGCAAGACGTGAAAATCACGCGCACGGCCAGCCGCCTGGAAACCTTCTTCAGCAATGGCGAAACCAGCACGGAAGTGTTCAAGCCGACGGGCGTGGGCCTGGAATTCGTGCCGGTGACGCATCCGAACGACTTGCGCGCGGGCGAAAAAGCCACGTGGCGCTTCCTGGTCGACGGTAAACCGGCGGCCAACCAGGCCTTCAGCCTGGTGCCAGGTGGCGTGCGCTACCGTGGCGTGCTCGGCGAAATCCGCCAGAGCACCGATGCCAAGGGCGAGATCACGTTCACGGTGCCGGCGGCCGGCATGTATTACCTGAGCAGCACCTGGCCAGCGGCCGTACCGGCCGTGGCCGGCCAACCGCCAGCCATGCCCGAGCGCCGCATGACGTACGCGGCCACTGTGGAAGTGCTGCCGCAGTAAGCGGCGGCCTCTTCACGAGCTCGCCGATGCGCCGGGTCCTGCTGCCGCAGCATATTTCCGATCAGGTCGCGCCGCCCGGCGCCGCGATCCGGGACTTGCGCGGCCTGACCATGGGCACCAGCTGGTCGGTGCGCCTGGTCGAATCCGCCATGCCGGGACGCGCCGGCAGCGCCGACCTGCAGCAAGGCTTGCAGCAGCAGCTGGACCTGGTCGTGGCGCAAATGAGCCACTGGAGCGATGAGTCCGACCTGGGCCGCTTCAACCGAGCCGAGCCGGGCAGCTGGCACAGCCTGCCCGCCGCGTTTTGCGAGGTGCTGGGCTTTGCCATGCACGTGTCGCAAGCGTCCGGTGGCGCGTACGACCCGTGCGCGGGCATCCTCGTCAACCTGTGGGGCTTCGGCCCCCGCAATCGCTACGATGAACCGGGCTTCCTGCCGCCGAAAGACGATACCGTGGCGCTGCTGCTGTCGCAGCGCCAGCGCCGCCGCCTGGAGCTGGACTTGCCGGCCCGCCGCGCGCGCCAGCCCGGTGGCTTGCAGCTCGATTTGTCGGCCGTGGCGAAGGGCTATGGCGTGGACCGCCTGGCTCGCTACCTGGACAGCCAGGGCATCCATCACTACCTGGTCGAAGTGGGCGGCGAGCTGCGCGGCGCCGGCAGCAAGCCCGACGGCCAGCCGTGGTGGGTCATGCTGGAACAGGTCGAAGGCGCCGCCGATAGTGCCGAGAATGCCCGGCATCCCGCGGAAATGCTGCTGGCGCTGCACGGCCTCTCCGTGGCCACCTCGGGCGACTACCGGCGGTTCTTCCAGGATGGCACGGTGCGTTTTTCCCATACGATCGATCCGCGCAGCGGCATGCCGATCGCCAATCAACTCGCTTCCGTCACCGTCGTGCATGAGCAATGCATGGCGGCCGACGCCTGGTCGACGGCCCTGACGGTGCTGGGCGTCGAGGCCGGCATGGCGCTGGCCGAAGAGCAGGGCCTGGCCGCGCGCTTCCTGCAACGCGACGGCGCTGGCTTTCACGAAACGCTGAGCAGCCACATGCTGGCCATGCTCGACGAATGAACATTTATTCCCCATGATTTTTACGCACGATACGACACGGCTGGCCTTGCTGGCCGCGCTGTCCCTCAGCTACGCGGGCGTATGCCTGGCGCCCTGGCTGCGCGCGCGCGCCAAGCGCCGCGCGTCCGATGCCGCCAGGGCGGCGCTGGCCAACAGTCCCGCCTGGCTGGTGGCGTATGCGAGCCAGACAGGCAATGCCGAGGAACTGGCCACGCAAACGGCGCAGAGCCTGCAACTGGCCGGCATCCCCGTGCGCCTGTGCGCGCTGGCCGAACTCACGGCCCTTGATCTGCAACAAGCGGAACGGGCCTTGTTCCTGGTCAGCACCTATGGCGAAGGCGACGCGCCCGACAATGCGGCCGCCTTCATGGGCCGCCTGATGACGGGCGAACTGGCGCTGCCGCAATTGCATTATGGTGTGCTGGCACTGGGCGACCGCAGCTATGGCCATTATTGTGGCTTCGGCCGCGCGCTCGATGCCTGGCTGGCCGCGCAGGGCGCCTCGCGCCTGTTCGAGCGCATCGAGGTCGACCGCAGCGCCAGCGCCGCCATCGAACAATGGTTCCAGCACCTGAGCCACCTGGCCGGCACCAGCGACGCGCCCGACTGGAGCGCCCCCGCGTTCGGCGACTGGAAATTGATGCAGCGGCGTTTGCTCAACCCGGGCAGCGCGGGCGGCGCCATCTATCACGTGGAACTGGTGCCCGTGGAAGGCGGCTTGCCGGATTGGCAGTCGGGCGACCTGGTGCAGGTGACCGCGCCCGCCGACCCATCGCGGCCGCGCGAATATTCGATCGCCTCGATTCCGCACGATGGCGGTGTGCATTTGCTGGTGCGCCAGCATGCGCATCCCGACGGCAGCCTGGGCCTGGCCTCGGGCTGGCTGACGGCGCAGGCGGCCGTGGGCGAGGTGGTGCAGCTGCGCCTGCGCCAGCATAAACGTTTTCGCCTGGAGGACAATGCCCAGCGGCCGTTGATTTTGATTGGCAACGGCAGCGGTATCGCCGGTTTGCGCGGGCATTTGAAAAGCCGCGTGCTGGCAGGGCAGCGGCGCAACTGGCTGATCTTTGGCGAGCGCAACGCGGCCCACGATTTCCATTATCGCGAAGAAATTGAAGGCTGGCACGCCAGTGGCGACTTGCCGCGCCTGGACCTGGCGTTTTCGCGCGACCAGGCGGAGCGGATGTACGTGCAGGACCGCCTGCGCGGCAATGCCGATGAAATCACATTGTGGCTGCAGCAGGGCGCCGCCATCTATATTTGCGGCAGCCTGGCCGGCATGGCGGGCGGTGTCGACCAGGCCCTGCAGGAGATGCTGGGCCGGCCCGCGCTCGATGTGCTGGCGGCCGAGGGGCGCTACCGGCGCGACGTGTATTAATACAGAAGCGGCTGCTTATGGCTGGAGCGCGGCCAGCGGCGTCGCTTCCATCTCGCCGCTCACTTCCTGCAAGCCGCGCGCCAGGCTGGAAATGCTGGGGTTGTCGATGAAGACGCAGCGCTTGCCCGTGCGCTTGCAATAATCCTTCACGCGCCAGTAGGCGCTGTGGCTGATGCAGCCCGTCTGGCAAATCACCAGGTCGGCCGCCGCCAGGCTCGAATCGAGCAGGTTGGCGTTGTCTTCCAGGCCGCCGTCGTGGTGGGCGAACTGCGCGCCGACCCGCTCGATCAGGGCGCGGTAGGTGGCGACATTGCCGCTGCGCCCGCCCACGCACAAGACGCTTTGATCGACCAGGCGGATCGGCATTTTCAGCTTGCCGCCCGTCGGCACTTCCAGCTTCGGTGCCGGTGGCGGCACGGCGGCTACCGAGCGTGGCTGGGCCTGCTTTAATTCCGCGATTTGCTGGCGCAATTCTTTCTCGCGCTCATCCATTTGCGCCAGGCGTTCGACCAGGCGCGTGCGCGATTCCAGCGCCGGGATGGCGGCCTGCAATTGCGCCAGCTCAAGGCGCAAGCCATCGATGACGCTGTCCTTGCCGATCGATTCGGCACGCGTGCGCAGCAGCACGGCTTCCTGGCGTTCCAGTTCGCCCGTTTTTTCCGTCAGCATGGCCTGGCTACGCTGTTGCAGCTTGGCCAGTTCGTGCGTCAGGCGCGCATTTTCTTCCTGCAAGGCCGTAAATTTGCCCATGTCGGCGCGCACGCAGGCACCGGCCTGGTGCTGGATCATGTGCAAGTCGCGGCACATCTGTTCTTCCAGCTCGGCGTCGCAGCGCGGGTGCGTGAGGCCGGCCCAGAAAGCGCCCGACACGTCGCCGTTGGCGACGGCCGTGCGCCACAGTTGCGCTACCTGCTCCGTGGTCTTGGCGCCGCGAAAGCGCAGGATGACGGGAGCGTAGCGGCGTTCGAGTTCCTTTTGCAGCGCTTCGGACAGGCGGTTGCGCACCCCGCATTCCGTCACGGCGCCTACGTGCACTTCGTAGTCGTCGGCCAGCACGCGTCCGCCCGTCATCTTGCCCACCAGCTTGCGCAGGTATCCCAATGGCAAACCCACGCCGACCAGCGGGCAATGGCAGGTGTGCGACAGTTCCCACAGCCGGCGGCGGCGCGAAGCGAGCGCGGCCGTTTCGGCCTCGCCGCTGGAACAATTGCTGATGACGGGCAGGGACTGGTCTTTGTCACACATGGCGATATCCTGTTGGGCGGTGGGAGGTGTTAAATAGAAATTATTGCGGCAGGGGCGAGGCAGGGCGCCTGGCGCTCAGCAGGCGTACCAGGCGATCGAGCAAGGTGGGCTTTGGCGGCGCAGGCCGGTGCAGCGCCACCAGGGCGGCCCATTGCTGCGACAGTTGCTGGCAGGTCGCTTGCAGCACGGGACCGAGGCCGGGTGAGCTGGACAGCACTTGCAGATGGCGTTCGATGACACCGGCCAGTTTCTCGCAGGGACTGCCCGCATGGTAGTGCGACATCAGGTGCAGCACGGCCGACAGCAGCAATTCAGGCTGCTGGCCTTGCGGGGAAGGAAACATCGGGGAAGGTCGGTCGTTCGCCATCAAACACTCCTGTGCGGGTGGTTTGGCTGGCTGCGCGCACGGGGCGCGACTGGCTGGCGAGTGTGGTGACTGGCTGCCGTGCTGCTTCAGGCAGTCAGGATCAGCTTGTTCAATTGGGTGACGCGCAGGCGATAGATCTTGCCGCTGTGCTCAATTTCCACTTCGCGACCCTGCTGCAGCAGTGCTTCGCTGGTGATGCGGCGCGCCGGCTGGGCCATGCTGACGGGAGGACGGACGTGGGCAGTAGCGGCATCCTGGATCAAGGCTGGTTTTGAGCTTTGCATGTTGGGCTTTCTTTATCTCAGTTGAGAATGATTCGTATTTGCATTATTGTTGAATGTGGCCCGAAAAGCAAGGCTTATTTATGCCTGATGCAGGCTTTTTTTTGACTGCCGGGAGGGGAGTGGCGTGTGCGTGGCGCGCGGTGGCGCCAGCGGGCGGGAGACGGGGCGGACAGCAAAAAAGACCCGGCAAGGCGGTGTGCCTTGGCCGGGTCAAGCCTGTGCCAAGCTTGAAGGAATCGGGAGGCGTGAATCGGGTGGCGTTAAATCGTGGCCAGCAATTGCGCCGAGGCGGTGGCGGCCGCCGTGGTGTCGGCTTTGAGCTTGGCGGCGGCCAGTTGCTTGGCGCGCGAGCGCGAGGGCGGCAGGCGGCGCAGGGTTTTCAGGGCATCCGGGTCCTTGATGCCGATGGTGCGCTGGTCGACCGAGATCAGGCCGATTTCATTGAAGGCGGACAGGGTGCGGCTGACCGTTTCCAGGGTCAGGCCCAGGTAGCTGCCGATTTCATGGCGCGTCATGCGCAGGTTGAACAGCTTGCTCGAGTAGCCCATCTGTGCGAAGCGGTCGGCCAGCGAAACGAGGAAGCGCGCCACGCGGGCTTCGGCGCTGAGGGCGCCCAGCATGCCGATCATGGCTTGCTCGCGCACCAGTTCGCGGCTCATCACGCCGTACATGACGTTTTCCAGTTCCAGGTGGACTCTGCCCAGCGCCGTCAGCTTCTTGAACGGCAGCAGGATCAGGTCGCAGTCGGACAGGGCCACCGCTTCCGAGGAGTAATGGCGCGAGTGGATGCCGTCGACGCCCAGCATGTCGCCCTTCATGGGAAAGCTGAGTACCTGCTCATTGCCGAATTCGTCGATGAGCACGGTTTTCAGGAAGCCCGAATTGACGATGTACAGAGTGTCGAAGGGCTGGCCGATGGTGTGCACGCGCTGGCCCGTCTTGAATTGCACGTGCTGGAACAGCAGTTCATCGGCGGCGATGGTGCAGGCGCTGGAAATATGCAGCAGGTCGCACACCTCCTTCAGGTTCGACCATAGCCGCCCTTGGCGCTGGCGCCCCGCTTCCATCGGAGAGGAGGGGGGCAGCGATGGAGTGGCAGCGCGGGTTTCAGGCGTTTGCGTGGACAGCATGTTCATCTCCTGGTGACAGGTAGTTCAGAGTTGAATGACGGGGTGCGCAGGGCGGCGGGCGGGCAAGGGCCGGCGGCGCGCGTCCAGGCAGGTAAAGCTCAATTCGCTGAAGACTTGTTGTGTGATGAAATAACTTCCCAGCAACTTGATTACTGGTTTCAGTATGCCAACAACCGTATGCAATTAATATCAGCAGTGGCTGAATATGGCAGTAGGAGCTGTGGCAGTTGATGTAGGATTGTTCCTACGGCTGGCGCGCGCAGGCAGCTCAGGTCTTGAAGGGGGATAGCAGGCGGTGTGCCACGGCGTACTGCACCATTTCCGACAGCGAACTCATGCCCATCTTTTGCATGATGCGCGTCTTGTGCGTACTCACGGTTTTCACGCTCAGGTGCAGATTGTTGGCGATTTCCGTGATCGACTTGCCTGCCACCAGCAGGGAAAAGACTTCGAACTCGCGGTCCGACAGCTGTTTGTGCAGCAAGCTTTCATTCGGCATCATGATGTTGAGCACGAGCTGCTCCGCCACCTCGGCGCTGATGTAGGGACGGCCCGATGCCACCTTGTGGATGGCGCCCACCAGCTGGGTGCCCGCGCTTTCCTTGGTCAGATAGCCTTGCGCGCCGGCGCGGATGGCGCGCACCGCATATTGCTCTTCCTCGTGCATGGTGAGGATCAGGATGGCCAGCTTGGGCGCCTCGCTGCGGATTTGCCGGATCAGGTCGACGCCGCTGCGGCCCGGCATCGACAGGTCGAGCAGCAACAGGTCGAAGCCGCCCTGGCGCACGTGGTTGAGTACCTCAAAGCCATCGATGGCTTCGCCCACGATGTCGATGTCCGGCGCGCCGTCAAGGATGCGCTTCAATCCTTCCCGCATGATGGTGTGGTCGTCGGCAATCACAATACGTATCATAGGCGCGCAATCTGGAGGCGTGTAATTGGTCCTGGCCGTTTCGTGGCGGCCAGGTGTTAAGAAACGAGAAACGTTGTCATTTTAACTGAAAAGGCCGCGGTGTTGCCTTTTTACCCGCGATGCGGGACGCGGCGGCCTGCGTGGCCATGTGACCTCTTATTTTGATGGGGGTTCTTTGATCAGCCTATGCACGAGCACCGGCAATTTCGAGTGCGACAGTACTTTGTTGGTCACGCTGCCCAGCAGCAATTGCCCCCAGCCGCTGCGGCCATGCGAGCCCATGAAGATCAGGTCGCAGTGCTGCAATTGCGCCACTTCCACGATTTTCAGGGCCGGACTGTCGGAAAAGGCCGTCAGGCCCGTCGCTTCCAGGCCCCGCTTGGCGGCCGCGTCGAGGATCGGCTGCCAGTGGTCGGCGCCCGCCCTGCGCATGGCGATGCGGTACTCTTCTTCGCTGGGATAGCTGGGTGGAATGATTTCGATGTAGACCGGGTACTGGTACTCGGGCGCCACGTACACGGCAAGGATATCGGCGTGCATCTGTTCGGCAAAGGCAACGCCGGCACAGGCTGTCAGGTTGGAGACGGTGGAGCCGTCCGTG of Janthinobacterium sp. PAMC25594 contains these proteins:
- the pdeM gene encoding ligase-associated DNA damage response endonuclease PdeM, producing MSGLRPAHCAVELAGESVWLLAHKAVYWPARRMLIIADIHFGKAAAFRALGVPVPRGTTTQNLLALDALLASYACEEIVFLGDFLHARAAHAAATVAAMLAWRARHRDVRLTVVRGNHDAHAGDPAAALDIRMVDEPHQVGNLSFCHHPDTVAPGYVLAGHVHPVFHLRADRGGLRLPCFLLGRERAILPAFGAFTGGHALRPAVGERVYVTADAAIFPLPAHS
- a CDS encoding KGG domain-containing protein; the protein is MATSSDNKQQGSKTSSGSGSSGSGSKQSDTSKRGFASMDPAQQREIASEGGRAAHEKGTAHEFTSEEARRAGSQSHKNDASRQSAASSSGSRDNASMNQEGNRDSGNKQSGGSGSGSGAGSSGSRNK
- a CDS encoding pyridoxamine 5'-phosphate oxidase family protein → MQAYSSEQLASIAARIKDVKFGMLTTSDDMRTLTSRPLTQQQVDNEGQIWFFVSDEASYTRDLLNNPQVNVSFVDTGDSLYVSVCGHAQLLKDRAKAEELWNPLVKAWFPGGLDDPKLSLIKVTIQSAEYWDSSASKMMQFYEMAKASITGEPPKDLGEHGRVDL
- a CDS encoding PepSY-associated TM helix domain-containing protein → MGNAGAADKAKNNASRAVWLKNLHQWHWISSALCLLGMFLFAITGITLNHAGQIEAKPAITRQKAQLPAPLVTELAAYAASHDGANAPMPAAAETWLKQQWSLNAGGRPAEWSVDEVYLPLPKAGGDAWVRIGLEDGAAEYELTDRGWVSWLNDVHKGRNTGVAWSWFIDIFAGACIVFCLTGLLILKFHAANRPFTWPMVGLGILIPCAIALLFIH
- a CDS encoding DUF2271 domain-containing protein, with translation MKLRYSLALGLPLIGTSAMAADLALKLEIPQLNVAEYHRPYVAAWLETADQKVVGNLTVLYDVKKKDKAGEKWLKDMRQWWRKSGRDLAMPVDGVSGATRAPGEHTLTFPGAKALLDKLPAGEYQVVVEAAREAGGRELVRVPFQWPLKSAQSVPAKGKEELGNVVVQLKP
- a CDS encoding DUF4198 domain-containing protein; protein product: MFKQFNKPLLALALAGLTMNAHAHRGWMVPSSTMVESKDAWVTVDAAVSDGLFDIDHQPLRLDALQVIGPDGAKVAPANTVTGRLRSVFDVKMEKPGTYKAAIVSQNVMASYKQNGEQKRFRGNEETFKKDMPADAQDVKITRTASRLETFFSNGETSTEVFKPTGVGLEFVPVTHPNDLRAGEKATWRFLVDGKPAANQAFSLVPGGVRYRGVLGEIRQSTDAKGEITFTVPAAGMYYLSSTWPAAVPAVAGQPPAMPERRMTYAATVEVLPQ
- a CDS encoding FAD:protein FMN transferase, with the protein product MRRVLLPQHISDQVAPPGAAIRDLRGLTMGTSWSVRLVESAMPGRAGSADLQQGLQQQLDLVVAQMSHWSDESDLGRFNRAEPGSWHSLPAAFCEVLGFAMHVSQASGGAYDPCAGILVNLWGFGPRNRYDEPGFLPPKDDTVALLLSQRQRRRLELDLPARRARQPGGLQLDLSAVAKGYGVDRLARYLDSQGIHHYLVEVGGELRGAGSKPDGQPWWVMLEQVEGAADSAENARHPAEMLLALHGLSVATSGDYRRFFQDGTVRFSHTIDPRSGMPIANQLASVTVVHEQCMAADAWSTALTVLGVEAGMALAEEQGLAARFLQRDGAGFHETLSSHMLAMLDE
- a CDS encoding sulfite reductase subunit alpha gives rise to the protein MIFTHDTTRLALLAALSLSYAGVCLAPWLRARAKRRASDAARAALANSPAWLVAYASQTGNAEELATQTAQSLQLAGIPVRLCALAELTALDLQQAERALFLVSTYGEGDAPDNAAAFMGRLMTGELALPQLHYGVLALGDRSYGHYCGFGRALDAWLAAQGASRLFERIEVDRSASAAIEQWFQHLSHLAGTSDAPDWSAPAFGDWKLMQRRLLNPGSAGGAIYHVELVPVEGGLPDWQSGDLVQVTAPADPSRPREYSIASIPHDGGVHLLVRQHAHPDGSLGLASGWLTAQAAVGEVVQLRLRQHKRFRLEDNAQRPLILIGNGSGIAGLRGHLKSRVLAGQRRNWLIFGERNAAHDFHYREEIEGWHASGDLPRLDLAFSRDQAERMYVQDRLRGNADEITLWLQQGAAIYICGSLAGMAGGVDQALQEMLGRPALDVLAAEGRYRRDVY
- a CDS encoding DUF2325 domain-containing protein, whose protein sequence is MCDKDQSLPVISNCSSGEAETAALASRRRRLWELSHTCHCPLVGVGLPLGYLRKLVGKMTGGRVLADDYEVHVGAVTECGVRNRLSEALQKELERRYAPVILRFRGAKTTEQVAQLWRTAVANGDVSGAFWAGLTHPRCDAELEEQMCRDLHMIQHQAGACVRADMGKFTALQEENARLTHELAKLQQRSQAMLTEKTGELERQEAVLLRTRAESIGKDSVIDGLRLELAQLQAAIPALESRTRLVERLAQMDEREKELRQQIAELKQAQPRSVAAVPPPAPKLEVPTGGKLKMPIRLVDQSVLCVGGRSGNVATYRALIERVGAQFAHHDGGLEDNANLLDSSLAAADLVICQTGCISHSAYWRVKDYCKRTGKRCVFIDNPSISSLARGLQEVSGEMEATPLAALQP
- the hemP gene encoding hemin uptake protein HemP encodes the protein MQSSKPALIQDAATAHVRPPVSMAQPARRITSEALLQQGREVEIEHSGKIYRLRVTQLNKLILTA
- a CDS encoding Crp/Fnr family transcriptional regulator, which translates into the protein MEAGRQRQGRLWSNLKEVCDLLHISSACTIAADELLFQHVQFKTGQRVHTIGQPFDTLYIVNSGFLKTVLIDEFGNEQVLSFPMKGDMLGVDGIHSRHYSSEAVALSDCDLILLPFKKLTALGRVHLELENVMYGVMSRELVREQAMIGMLGALSAEARVARFLVSLADRFAQMGYSSKLFNLRMTRHEIGSYLGLTLETVSRTLSAFNEIGLISVDQRTIGIKDPDALKTLRRLPPSRSRAKQLAAAKLKADTTAAATASAQLLATI
- a CDS encoding response regulator transcription factor, which translates into the protein MIRIVIADDHTIMREGLKRILDGAPDIDIVGEAIDGFEVLNHVRQGGFDLLLLDLSMPGRSGVDLIRQIRSEAPKLAILILTMHEEEQYAVRAIRAGAQGYLTKESAGTQLVGAIHKVASGRPYISAEVAEQLVLNIMMPNESLLHKQLSDREFEVFSLLVAGKSITEIANNLHLSVKTVSTHKTRIMQKMGMSSLSEMVQYAVAHRLLSPFKT